The Deinococcus sp. AJ005 genome includes a window with the following:
- a CDS encoding extracellular solute-binding protein, protein MKKLLMLALGLSLASASAAPVTLTYWQYDYASKVSTMNDLIKKFEAANPDIKIKQETFPYDAYSQKVASSVPAGQGPDVVNLYYGWLPQYVDAGYLQPLPTKDFPIAKIESDFVPMVQTSKIGGKYYTLPTSVRTLAVFYNKDLFKAARITPPRTWEDFIAAGEKIAKGAPPRFTTLGFGIQPDGQDYHMVREVLVRQFGGQPYSKDGKTATYDNAAGAKAMTFYTELATKYKLGVPNFFPGNNSYRDAFIAGKVGMIIDGSFAVGTIKSGAKFDWGVIPMPVFKANPEVRSNFGSYWVNGITKNAKGDKLDASVKFLKFLTSEQTQRTWLENVGEIPASRKLSGDPALRKDPVFGAFVGSLPFAHSTLFVDEAGQRKAWVDAINMVLLKGAKPADAIKQAATDEQKILNGYYK, encoded by the coding sequence ATGAAAAAACTGCTCATGCTGGCCCTCGGCCTCTCGCTCGCCTCGGCCTCCGCTGCTCCGGTCACGCTGACCTACTGGCAATACGACTATGCCAGCAAGGTCAGCACCATGAACGATCTGATCAAGAAATTTGAGGCCGCCAACCCCGACATCAAGATCAAGCAGGAAACCTTCCCTTACGACGCCTACAGCCAGAAGGTCGCCTCCAGCGTTCCCGCCGGGCAGGGACCGGACGTGGTCAACCTGTATTACGGCTGGCTGCCCCAGTATGTGGACGCGGGCTACCTCCAGCCACTTCCCACCAAGGACTTTCCCATCGCCAAGATCGAGAGCGATTTCGTGCCGATGGTGCAGACCAGCAAGATCGGGGGCAAGTACTACACCCTGCCGACCTCAGTGCGGACGCTGGCAGTGTTTTACAACAAAGACCTCTTTAAGGCGGCCCGCATCACGCCGCCCCGGACCTGGGAGGACTTTATTGCCGCCGGGGAAAAGATCGCCAAGGGCGCGCCGCCGCGCTTTACCACGCTGGGCTTCGGCATCCAGCCCGACGGGCAGGATTACCACATGGTCCGTGAAGTGCTGGTGCGTCAGTTCGGCGGCCAGCCCTACAGCAAGGACGGCAAGACCGCCACCTATGACAATGCGGCGGGTGCCAAGGCCATGACCTTCTACACGGAACTGGCCACCAAATACAAACTGGGCGTGCCCAACTTCTTCCCCGGCAACAACAGCTACCGCGACGCCTTCATTGCGGGCAAGGTGGGCATGATCATCGACGGCTCGTTCGCCGTCGGTACCATCAAGAGCGGAGCCAAGTTCGACTGGGGCGTCATCCCGATGCCCGTGTTCAAGGCCAACCCGGAGGTTCGGAGCAATTTCGGTTCGTACTGGGTCAACGGCATCACCAAGAACGCCAAGGGTGACAAGCTCGACGCATCGGTGAAGTTCCTGAAATTCCTGACCAGCGAGCAGACCCAGCGCACCTGGCTGGAAAATGTGGGGGAAATTCCGGCCAGCCGCAAGCTCTCAGGTGATCCGGCCCTGCGCAAGGACCCGGTGTTCGGGGCTTTCGTGGGATCGTTGCCCTTTGCGCATTCCACCCTGTTCGTGGATGAGGCCGGACAGCGCAAAGCCTGGGTGGACGCCATCAACATGGTGCTGCTGAAGGGAGCCAAGCCCGCCGACGCCATCAAGCAGGCTGCTACCGACGAGCAGAAGATCCTGAACGGCTACTACAAGTAA
- a CDS encoding histidine phosphatase family protein — translation MSELILIRHGQATPFEKETDRLSELGEQQARAVGLALTREEVTPTHVVHGPLVRQRRTAEIAAGAAHFSDPDSPRSWPNAAEDPRLAEYDGDGLIHHLAPLLAAQDEGFATSVQRFQERRDAPDRNRAFQPMLEELAEAWQERRVTHADVEDWAAFRSRVHAVLADLTRLPSGSTVLAFTSGGVIGLMVALSLDAPDAAALKLNWRVRNGSFTRFTFGNGRLSLDSFNEVAHLPPDLRSWR, via the coding sequence ATGAGTGAACTGATCCTGATTCGCCATGGGCAGGCGACGCCGTTCGAGAAGGAGACGGACCGCCTTTCCGAACTGGGCGAGCAGCAGGCCCGTGCGGTGGGGCTGGCGCTGACCCGGGAGGAAGTGACGCCGACGCACGTTGTTCACGGCCCGCTGGTCAGGCAGCGGCGGACAGCGGAGATTGCTGCCGGGGCCGCCCACTTTTCTGACCCTGATTCACCCCGGTCCTGGCCCAATGCGGCAGAAGATCCCCGTCTGGCCGAGTACGATGGTGACGGTCTGATCCATCATCTCGCGCCGCTGCTGGCCGCGCAGGATGAGGGGTTTGCCACCTCCGTTCAGCGCTTCCAGGAACGCCGGGACGCCCCGGACCGCAACCGCGCCTTTCAACCCATGCTCGAAGAACTGGCGGAGGCGTGGCAGGAAAGAAGGGTCACGCACGCCGATGTCGAGGATTGGGCGGCCTTCCGTTCACGGGTTCACGCTGTACTGGCAGACCTGACGCGCCTCCCCTCCGGTTCCACTGTGCTGGCCTTCACCAGCGGCGGGGTGATCGGCCTGATGGTGGCTTTGAGCCTGGACGCCCCGGACGCGGCAGCCCTGAAGCTGAACTGGCGCGTCCGCAACGGCAGCTTCACCCGCTTCACGTTCGGCAACGGACGCCTGAGCCTGGATTCCTTCAACGAGGTGGCGCATCTGCCGCCGGACCTCAGAAGCTGGCGGTAG
- a CDS encoding phosphotransferase family protein: protein MTRPETSSVRPGEELPLDTLRNVLRGKVRGDLGALEVTQFPGGFSNLTYLLKLGEVEYVLRRAPLGPVAKGAHDMAREFYLLEKIHPAFAVAPEPLFLVEDVEVMGSPFYLMERRRGLVVRTKMPPEYAGMPDAPRQMSEAVADTLARLHAVDIDVAGLRSIGKPEGFNARQVGGWAGRWRRARELLKDSGDLPPPAELRDELVIAWLEAHTPEESAHTLVHNDFKLDNLMLDPADPSRVVALLDWEMTTVGDPLVDLGLTLTYWTMPEQPGRDINEIGANFPGFLSREEFIARYAQQSARHVTSNVIRWYEVLGHFKLAVIVIQIFARYRLGQTTDPRFAPLAEQAQWLIGEAWRRISVDSVGDGGEVSLYSEVTGHE from the coding sequence TTGACCCGTCCCGAAACATCATCGGTCAGGCCGGGTGAGGAGCTGCCGCTGGATACGCTACGCAATGTCTTGCGCGGCAAGGTCAGGGGCGATCTGGGCGCGCTGGAAGTCACGCAATTCCCTGGCGGCTTTTCCAATCTGACCTATCTGCTGAAGCTGGGAGAGGTGGAATACGTCCTGCGCCGCGCGCCGCTGGGGCCAGTGGCAAAGGGCGCACACGACATGGCCCGCGAGTTTTACCTGCTCGAAAAAATCCATCCCGCTTTCGCCGTCGCCCCCGAACCGCTCTTTCTGGTCGAGGATGTGGAGGTCATGGGTTCGCCCTTTTATCTGATGGAACGGCGGCGCGGGCTGGTGGTGCGGACGAAAATGCCGCCCGAATATGCCGGAATGCCCGACGCTCCCCGGCAGATGTCGGAGGCGGTGGCCGACACGCTGGCCCGCCTGCATGCGGTGGATATCGATGTGGCGGGCCTGCGTTCCATCGGCAAGCCGGAAGGTTTCAATGCCCGGCAGGTGGGCGGCTGGGCCGGACGCTGGCGACGGGCGCGGGAGTTGCTGAAAGATTCGGGAGACCTGCCACCACCCGCTGAACTGCGCGACGAATTGGTGATCGCGTGGCTGGAAGCGCACACGCCTGAAGAGTCTGCGCACACGCTGGTCCACAACGATTTCAAGCTGGACAACCTGATGCTGGACCCAGCGGACCCCTCACGCGTGGTGGCGCTGCTGGACTGGGAAATGACCACCGTGGGCGATCCGCTGGTGGACTTGGGGTTAACGCTGACGTACTGGACCATGCCCGAACAGCCGGGCCGCGACATCAACGAGATCGGGGCTAATTTTCCCGGCTTCCTGAGCCGCGAGGAATTCATCGCTCGCTACGCCCAGCAATCTGCCCGTCATGTGACGAGCAACGTGATTCGCTGGTACGAGGTGCTGGGACATTTCAAGCTGGCGGTGATCGTCATCCAGATTTTCGCCCGATACCGCCTTGGGCAGACTACGGACCCGCGTTTTGCTCCCCTGGCTGAACAGGCACAGTGGCTGATTGGGGAGGCATGGCGCAGAATCTCGGTGGATTCGGTGGGAGATGGGGGAGAGGTTTCCCTGTATTCAGAAGTGACTGGCCATGAGTGA
- a CDS encoding gamma-glutamyl-gamma-aminobutyrate hydrolase family protein, producing the protein MPARPLIGLTTSHISDAAPRSHSGLARQYAAAVEAVGGLPVLLPNLPELAADYAAQMDAVLLSGGVDVHPRHFGQQPRRGLGEVDEMRDAFETALYRAARSLGKPVLGICRGIQMINVLEGGTLHQHLPDVPGAWADHAQRVHADTLGHEVTFTPGSRLAQTHGERAALNSSHHQAIDTVAPTLTVAALAPDGIIEAVEGDGVIGVQWHPEVLFQAHPHALGTFTAFMRLLD; encoded by the coding sequence ATGCCTGCACGTCCCCTGATCGGCCTGACCACCTCGCACATTTCGGACGCCGCACCACGCAGCCACAGCGGTCTGGCCCGGCAATATGCCGCAGCGGTAGAGGCGGTGGGCGGCCTCCCCGTCCTGCTGCCGAACCTGCCTGAACTGGCCGCAGATTATGCCGCGCAGATGGACGCCGTGCTGCTCAGCGGCGGTGTGGACGTGCATCCCCGGCACTTCGGACAGCAGCCCCGGCGCGGTCTGGGCGAGGTGGACGAAATGCGTGACGCCTTTGAAACGGCGCTGTACCGCGCGGCCCGCAGCCTGGGCAAACCCGTGCTGGGCATCTGCCGGGGCATTCAGATGATCAACGTGCTGGAAGGCGGGACGCTGCATCAGCATCTGCCCGACGTGCCGGGAGCCTGGGCCGATCATGCCCAGCGCGTGCATGCCGATACGCTGGGCCACGAAGTGACATTTACGCCGGGCAGTCGGCTGGCGCAGACACATGGGGAGCGGGCAGCACTCAATTCCTCGCACCATCAGGCGATTGATACGGTTGCGCCCACGCTGACCGTCGCCGCTCTGGCCCCCGACGGCATCATCGAGGCGGTGGAAGGTGACGGCGTGATCGGCGTGCAGTGGCACCCGGAGGTGCTGTTCCAGGCCCACCCACACGCGCTGGGGACATTCACAGCGTTCATGCGTCTGCTGGATTAA
- a CDS encoding substrate-binding domain-containing protein, producing MSVTASVLQTFVQQRRKEAGLGPTELARRAEITRQALHNIEAGTSAPSAVVAFRLAQALSCRVDDLFCLPPRTIQARLIGTAPLGSRVQLARVGESLLAFPLQGSAGLTHRADGMFAEREVEQVQVELSGNLDLPARSAVLMGCDPSLDLLAAHTEQTAPDLRVITRPASSGAALTELAAGNAHLAGIHLWDAKSGESNLPFVRRLIFGGPVHVIALWTWEQGLLTAAGNPRGIQGVEDLRGGNLRLINRDPGAGSRLMLDGWLDAANFSVSGRQALPGYQDEVDSPMEAARRVQAGAADVAPGPRVAAQALGLHFVPLQHEHFDLIVPEEHLSHPAIRALLHTARSPAFLLELAALGGYDAAQVGQTRGIIA from the coding sequence ATGTCCGTCACTGCGAGCGTGCTGCAAACCTTTGTTCAGCAACGGCGCAAAGAAGCTGGACTGGGACCCACTGAACTGGCGCGGCGGGCCGAGATCACGCGTCAGGCGCTACACAATATTGAAGCAGGAACCTCGGCTCCCAGTGCCGTGGTCGCCTTCCGGCTGGCGCAGGCGCTGTCCTGCCGGGTCGACGACTTGTTTTGCCTGCCTCCCAGGACAATTCAGGCACGCCTGATCGGCACTGCGCCCTTAGGGAGCCGGGTGCAACTGGCACGGGTGGGGGAGAGCCTGCTGGCCTTCCCGCTGCAAGGTTCTGCCGGGCTGACCCACCGGGCCGATGGCATGTTCGCCGAACGCGAAGTGGAACAGGTCCAGGTGGAGCTGAGCGGCAATCTGGACCTGCCTGCGCGCTCTGCTGTTCTGATGGGCTGCGATCCGTCACTCGACCTGCTGGCCGCGCATACCGAACAGACTGCGCCAGACCTGCGGGTGATCACGCGCCCAGCCTCCAGTGGGGCGGCACTGACCGAGTTGGCCGCTGGAAACGCCCATCTGGCAGGCATCCACCTGTGGGATGCCAAGAGCGGAGAATCCAACCTGCCCTTCGTGCGACGATTGATATTCGGTGGTCCGGTCCATGTCATCGCGCTGTGGACCTGGGAACAGGGTTTGCTGACGGCGGCAGGCAATCCCAGAGGGATTCAGGGGGTGGAAGACCTGCGCGGCGGGAACCTGCGCCTGATCAACCGCGATCCCGGCGCAGGCAGCCGACTGATGCTGGACGGCTGGCTGGACGCAGCGAATTTCAGTGTGTCCGGGCGTCAGGCGTTGCCTGGTTATCAGGACGAGGTGGATTCTCCAATGGAGGCTGCCCGGCGGGTTCAGGCGGGGGCAGCGGACGTGGCCCCCGGCCCCCGCGTGGCCGCGCAGGCGCTGGGACTGCATTTCGTACCGCTGCAACACGAACACTTCGATCTAATCGTCCCCGAAGAACATCTGAGCCATCCGGCCATCAGGGCGCTCCTGCACACCGCCCGCAGCCCCGCCTTCCTGCTCGAACTGGCCGCACTGGGCGGTTATGACGCGGCGCAGGTGGGCCAAACGCGCGGCATCATCGCATGA